Part of the Gramella sp. Hel_I_59 genome, TATGAAAGAAATTTCCTCCCCGGTAAAACGACTCTTTATTATAGCAAATACTACACATTATTTAAATGTGAATACCTATGTCGATTCACATGAAACGGGTGAGAATTATATAGTTCTTACTATAAGACGCTTCGAGGGTTATCAGGATTTTATCGAGAGGGTGAAAGCTAATTCTAATCTAAAACTTCTTAAAGTAATTTTTGTAGATCAAAAGAAAAAAAAGCCATTTCATTATATAGATATCTTCAAAATAATTGGTGAGATCAAATGGTTATGTTTCAGTCATAGTACATTTGATGAAATTTTCTTTACTAATTATAATTCGTGGGTACAACATTATATCCTAAGACAGTTTCATCCCAGAAGAATAATTCTAATCAGTGATGGTACAGGAATTTTTACTATTGCTGAATTAAGAAAGAAAGATGTTAGTATTCCTTTTGATGGAAGTAAGGCTTTTGTAGAAAAAGTACTTGGTTTAACCAGTATAAAAAATCTGCACATTTATTCCCAGGTTGATATAGATGTTGCAAATCACGATACTATTGAAGTTTTCCGGTTTAAATCATCAAACAGTGTTTCAGTTGACTCAAAAAAAATATTTTTTGTAGGGAGCCCTTTAGTGGAACTAGGATATTTAGATAGAGAAAGCCATATATCGAATCTTAAGAGAATAAAAGATCAATTTAACGATTGTGCGTTTTTCTATTTTTCTCATCGACGTGAACAGGATAACAATCTTGAAAAATATAGATTTTTCGGTGAAATTATGAGAGATGATATTCCTTTTGAAGAGAGAATGGAAAAAGAACAGAAATCTCCCGGAATTGTTATTTCCTATATGTCATCAATCCTAATAAATCTACCACAGGTGTTTCCTCAAATACAATTTTATTATCTGCAATTAGATAAGGGAGAAATAGTATCTGATTCAGAATTTGATAGTCGATACGAAAACTTAGAACGGGAGTTTAAAAAAATCGATTTACCCAATTTTAAATCTTTAAACTGAACAGTACTCCATAATTATTTAGGGTATCTAATTTACACTGTACTGCCCTTTATAAAGGACGTATTCTATAATTCAAAATTTATTAAATTAAGATATCCGACTCATAAGAAAAATATTGGGAGCGGAAAATTTAAAAGAAACAGAGAATCATGAAGGTTTTATTTGTTATAGATACCATAAATGGATCAGGTGCCGAAAGAAGCCTGGTTGAAATAGCGCAAAATTTTGAAGAGTATATACCTGTATTTGTTCATTTATAC contains:
- a CDS encoding glycosyltransferase family 52, encoding MKEISSPVKRLFIIANTTHYLNVNTYVDSHETGENYIVLTIRRFEGYQDFIERVKANSNLKLLKVIFVDQKKKKPFHYIDIFKIIGEIKWLCFSHSTFDEIFFTNYNSWVQHYILRQFHPRRIILISDGTGIFTIAELRKKDVSIPFDGSKAFVEKVLGLTSIKNLHIYSQVDIDVANHDTIEVFRFKSSNSVSVDSKKIFFVGSPLVELGYLDRESHISNLKRIKDQFNDCAFFYFSHRREQDNNLEKYRFFGEIMRDDIPFEERMEKEQKSPGIVISYMSSILINLPQVFPQIQFYYLQLDKGEIVSDSEFDSRYENLEREFKKIDLPNFKSLN